The following coding sequences lie in one Myxococcota bacterium genomic window:
- a CDS encoding SDR family oxidoreductase, with protein MAGAEGQVAVVTGASRGIGKATALALADAGFDLVLAARTVQSGDEHADMVRNADGSSLPGSLEETRDAVVAKGRRARVQRLDLLEPATIQALVDDTLADWGRIDVLVNNAIYQGPGLMADFLDGSMEELEKVFEGNVVAQVRLTRLVLHGMLERGSGIVVNLTSAAGMHDPPLKLAHGGWGFAHGATKAALHRMAGILHLEYGDRGICAYNLEPGLVLSESAIASLGEVTELEKMGVKTAPVEVPAAVIAWLCSSEDALPLSGENVHAQPFCKKHRLLPGWP; from the coding sequence ATGGCTGGAGCAGAAGGCCAGGTGGCCGTGGTGACCGGGGCCAGCCGCGGGATCGGGAAGGCCACGGCACTGGCCCTGGCGGACGCGGGCTTCGATCTGGTGCTGGCGGCGCGCACCGTCCAATCCGGTGACGAGCACGCGGACATGGTGCGCAACGCGGATGGGTCTTCGCTGCCGGGAAGCCTGGAAGAGACCCGCGACGCGGTCGTGGCCAAGGGACGTCGCGCCCGGGTGCAGCGCCTCGATCTGCTCGAGCCGGCCACGATCCAGGCCCTGGTCGACGACACCCTCGCCGATTGGGGCCGGATCGACGTGCTGGTCAACAACGCGATCTACCAGGGGCCGGGCCTGATGGCGGATTTCCTCGACGGCTCGATGGAGGAGCTCGAGAAGGTCTTCGAGGGCAACGTCGTCGCCCAGGTGCGGCTCACCCGACTCGTCTTGCACGGGATGCTCGAGCGCGGCAGCGGAATCGTCGTGAACCTGACGTCCGCGGCGGGAATGCACGACCCGCCGCTGAAGCTCGCCCACGGTGGCTGGGGGTTCGCGCACGGCGCGACGAAGGCCGCGCTCCACCGCATGGCCGGCATTCTTCACCTCGAATACGGGGATCGCGGGATCTGCGCGTACAACCTCGAGCCCGGCCTGGTGCTCAGCGAATCGGCGATCGCGTCGCTGGGGGAAGTGACCGAGCTCGAGAAGATGGGGGTGAAGACGGCGCCGGTGGAAGTGCCCGCGGCGGTGATCGCCTGGCTCTGTTCGTCGGAGGACGCGCTTCCGCTCAGCGGAGAGAATGTCCATGCGCAACCGTTCTGCA
- a CDS encoding VOC family protein, which translates to MKTDKLQLGVVVEDLDRAIARAEQVFGAGPFRRLSVPEAEVDAAVADWAGVELELIVAATDDLRSQHQKLLNGKSARLTHIGAYVPSKDAALDHFRGVDVPVVYEDTGDADVRTGMVDLRNDAGFLLELLERVS; encoded by the coding sequence ATGAAGACCGACAAGCTGCAGCTCGGCGTGGTCGTCGAAGACCTCGACCGTGCGATCGCGCGGGCCGAGCAGGTCTTCGGAGCGGGTCCCTTCCGACGTTTGAGCGTCCCCGAAGCGGAGGTCGATGCCGCCGTGGCCGACTGGGCCGGTGTCGAGCTCGAGCTGATCGTGGCCGCAACCGACGACCTCCGTTCCCAACACCAGAAGCTCCTCAACGGGAAGTCGGCCCGACTCACCCACATCGGCGCCTACGTCCCGAGCAAGGACGCCGCCCTCGACCACTTCCGAGGGGTCGACGTGCCGGTCGTCTATGAGGACACGGGCGATGCAGACGTCCGCACCGGGATGGTCGACCTCCGCAACGACGCCGGTTTCCTGCTCGAGCTGCTCGAGCGGGTGTCCTGA